A region of Mesorhizobium sp. M3A.F.Ca.ET.080.04.2.1 DNA encodes the following proteins:
- a CDS encoding sarcosine oxidase subunit delta, producing the protein MRIVCPFCGERELGEFTYLGDAKPKRPAAHAGEDAVYEYVYLRDNVAGVMDEHWYHGGGCRAWLKVTRNTLTHEISLVEAAAGAGAAKVGA; encoded by the coding sequence ATGCGGATAGTCTGTCCCTTCTGCGGCGAACGCGAACTCGGCGAGTTCACCTATCTCGGCGACGCCAAGCCGAAACGCCCCGCGGCCCATGCCGGCGAGGACGCGGTCTACGAGTATGTCTACCTGCGCGACAACGTCGCCGGCGTGATGGACGAGCACTGGTATCATGGCGGCGGCTGCCGGGCGTGGCTGAAGGTCACCCGCAACACGCTGACGCATGAAATTTCTTTGGTTGAGGCGGCAGCGGGCGCCGGTGCGGCAAAGGTCGGTGCGTGA
- a CDS encoding sarcosine oxidase subunit alpha: MIGGAQTHRLADGGLIDRSVPLSFRFDGKTLVGFQGDTLASALLANGIKLVGRSFKYHRPRGILTAGSEEPNALVELRSGARREPNTKATTAELYDGLEAASQNRWPSLNFDLMSVNQLFAPIFVAGFYYKTFMWPAKFWESVYEPMIRRAAGLGRAAGVSDPDHYDKAWAHCDVVIAGSGPAGLAAALAAGRSGARVILCEEDFVLGGRLLADGGTIDGLPAAEWIARALGELSAMPDVRIMPRTTLFGVYDGGTYGAIEKVNDHLPVPPEHQVRQRLWRIVAKRCVVAAGAIERPIVFAGNDTPGVMMASAMRSYMSRYAATPARRLALFTNNADGWRTVETALGAGLQVAAVIDARPDVSPAHRSLAGKAGFPVLHGSVSSVDGGKDGVRKITVSLTGGARAEVEADGLAVCGGWNPAVGLTSYHRGRPKWRDDIAAFVPDGAPPGMVAAGAANGAFGLGACLREGFEAGAAAARDTGRGGDAGSMPVASDEAFSLTPLWHVAGKGKAFVDLQHDVTASDVELAQREGFESVEHLKRYTTLGMATDQGKTSNVAGLAIMAAVTGKSIPETGTTIYRPPYVPIAIGAFAGHHRDENFHAIRLTPSHHWAAEQGAVFVDTGLWKRAQWYPRAGEKDWLESVTREVEAVRGGVGFCDVSTLGKIDVLGPDAGAFLDRVYINSFSNLAVGKARYGLMLREDGIVYDDGTTSRLAEDHYFLTTTTAKAGLVMQHLEFCRQVLFPELDVQLTSVSDQWAQFSIAGPKTRDLLKEVVDPVEDLSNEGFPFMGAREVVLRGGIKARLFRISFSGEMAFEISVPARYGEALVRNLMIAGKQFGVTPYGTEALGVMRIEKGHVAGPELNGTTTAGDLGLGKMMSTKKDFVGRVMAGREALIAPNRQVVVGIKPTDKARRLRSGAHIIPKGEVPGPGNDQGYVTSVCFSPMLDQWIGLGLVERGRDRIGEIVRAHDPLRGEDYDVELCHSVFYDPDGGRQRG, from the coding sequence ATGATTGGCGGCGCACAGACACACCGGCTGGCGGACGGCGGACTCATCGACCGGTCGGTTCCACTGAGCTTTCGCTTCGACGGCAAGACGCTTGTCGGCTTCCAGGGCGACACGTTGGCTTCGGCGCTGCTCGCCAACGGCATCAAGCTGGTCGGCCGCTCGTTCAAGTATCACCGCCCGCGCGGCATCCTGACGGCGGGTTCGGAGGAGCCCAACGCGCTGGTCGAACTGCGCAGCGGCGCCAGGCGCGAGCCGAACACCAAGGCGACGACGGCCGAGCTCTATGACGGCCTCGAAGCCGCCAGCCAGAACCGCTGGCCGTCACTCAATTTCGACCTGATGTCGGTCAACCAGCTGTTCGCGCCGATCTTCGTCGCCGGCTTCTACTACAAGACCTTCATGTGGCCGGCGAAGTTCTGGGAGTCGGTCTACGAGCCGATGATCCGCCGTGCCGCCGGCCTCGGGCGCGCGGCGGGCGTTTCCGATCCCGATCACTACGACAAGGCCTGGGCGCATTGCGACGTGGTGATCGCGGGTTCCGGCCCGGCCGGCCTGGCGGCGGCGCTTGCGGCAGGCCGCAGCGGCGCGCGCGTCATCTTGTGCGAAGAGGATTTCGTCCTCGGCGGCCGGCTGCTTGCCGATGGCGGCACGATCGACGGATTGCCGGCGGCCGAGTGGATTGCGCGCGCGCTCGGCGAACTCTCGGCCATGCCGGATGTCCGCATCATGCCGCGCACGACGCTGTTCGGCGTCTATGACGGCGGCACCTATGGCGCGATCGAAAAGGTGAACGACCATCTGCCGGTCCCGCCGGAACACCAGGTGCGGCAGCGGCTGTGGCGCATTGTTGCGAAGCGGTGCGTGGTCGCTGCCGGCGCGATCGAACGGCCGATCGTCTTTGCCGGCAACGACACGCCGGGCGTGATGATGGCGTCGGCCATGCGCAGCTACATGAGCCGCTACGCGGCAACGCCGGCGCGACGCCTCGCGCTGTTCACCAACAATGCGGATGGCTGGCGCACAGTCGAAACGGCGCTCGGCGCGGGACTGCAGGTCGCAGCGGTGATTGATGCGAGGCCCGACGTTTCGCCCGCGCACCGCTCGCTTGCCGGCAAGGCAGGCTTCCCGGTGCTGCACGGCTCCGTCAGCAGCGTCGATGGCGGCAAGGACGGCGTGCGCAAGATCACCGTCTCGCTGACCGGCGGCGCGCGGGCCGAAGTCGAGGCGGACGGGCTTGCGGTCTGCGGCGGCTGGAACCCGGCGGTCGGGCTCACCTCCTATCATCGCGGGCGGCCTAAATGGCGCGACGACATCGCTGCCTTCGTGCCGGACGGCGCGCCGCCCGGCATGGTTGCCGCGGGCGCCGCCAACGGCGCTTTCGGCCTTGGGGCCTGTCTGCGCGAAGGCTTTGAAGCCGGTGCGGCTGCGGCCCGCGATACAGGACGCGGCGGCGATGCCGGATCCATGCCCGTCGCCAGTGACGAGGCTTTTTCGCTTACTCCGCTCTGGCACGTCGCCGGCAAGGGCAAGGCCTTCGTCGACCTGCAGCACGACGTCACCGCGTCCGACGTCGAACTGGCGCAGCGCGAGGGCTTTGAATCGGTCGAGCACCTGAAGCGCTACACCACGCTGGGCATGGCGACCGACCAGGGCAAGACTTCCAACGTCGCCGGTCTTGCCATCATGGCGGCGGTCACCGGCAAGTCCATTCCGGAGACCGGCACGACGATCTACCGGCCGCCTTATGTGCCGATCGCCATCGGCGCTTTCGCCGGCCATCACCGCGACGAAAATTTCCATGCGATCCGGCTGACGCCGTCGCATCACTGGGCGGCGGAACAGGGCGCGGTGTTCGTCGACACCGGTCTCTGGAAACGCGCGCAATGGTACCCGCGCGCCGGCGAGAAGGACTGGCTGGAATCGGTGACCCGCGAGGTCGAGGCGGTGCGCGGCGGCGTCGGCTTCTGCGACGTCTCGACACTCGGCAAGATCGACGTGCTCGGTCCTGATGCCGGCGCCTTCCTCGACCGCGTCTACATCAACAGTTTCTCGAACCTCGCCGTCGGCAAGGCCCGCTACGGGTTGATGCTGCGCGAGGACGGCATCGTCTATGACGACGGCACGACCTCGCGACTGGCCGAGGATCACTATTTCCTCACCACCACCACCGCCAAAGCCGGGCTGGTGATGCAGCATCTCGAGTTCTGCCGCCAGGTGCTGTTCCCCGAACTCGACGTGCAGCTCACCTCGGTCTCCGACCAATGGGCGCAGTTCTCGATCGCGGGGCCGAAGACGCGCGATCTGCTGAAGGAGGTCGTCGATCCGGTCGAGGACTTGTCCAACGAAGGCTTTCCGTTCATGGGCGCGCGTGAAGTCGTGTTGCGCGGCGGCATCAAGGCGCGGCTGTTCCGCATCTCATTCTCCGGCGAGATGGCCTTCGAGATCTCGGTGCCGGCGCGCTATGGCGAGGCGCTAGTGCGCAACCTGATGATTGCCGGCAAGCAGTTCGGCGTGACACCCTATGGCACCGAAGCGCTTGGCGTGATGCGCATCGAGAAGGGCCATGTCGCTGGGCCCGAGCTCAACGGCACCACCACGGCGGGCGACCTCGGCCTCGGCAAAATGATGTCGACCAAGAAGGATTTCGTCGGCCGCGTCATGGCCGGCCGCGAGGCGCTGATCGCGCCGAACCGGCAGGTGGTCGTCGGCATCAAGCCGACCGACAAGGCGCGGCGCCTGCGCTCCGGCGCGCACATCATTCCGAAGGGCGAAGTCCCCGGTCCCGGCAACGACCAGGGCTATGTCACCTCGGTGTGCTTCTCGCCGATGCTCGACCAGTGGATCGGGCTCGGACTGGTCGAGCGCGGCCGCGACCGTATCGGCGAGATCGTGCGCGCGCATGATCCGCTGCGCGGTGAGGACTACGATGTCGAGCTTTGCCATTCCGTCTTCTATGATCCGGATGGAGGGCGCCAGCGTGGCTGA
- a CDS encoding sarcosine oxidase subunit gamma family protein → MAEFSWDVHSPLERALVAGPYGAKGDAGVSLTDIRNFELIQVMARRGKAAAMLNAAKARFGIAAPETPKAVSTPDATLIWSGPDQFFVLSKGGRHSMDALVPSFAGSASLSDQSHARVLVSISGAKARTMLAKLSSIDLHPDAFPVGAAAATSIDHTSATLWRGKDRDDGQAVFNLLVFATFAESLWHTMLDSAAEYGAAVALAEELG, encoded by the coding sequence GTGGCTGAGTTTTCCTGGGACGTTCATAGCCCCCTGGAGCGCGCGCTTGTTGCCGGCCCCTATGGCGCAAAGGGCGATGCGGGTGTGTCGCTGACCGACATCCGCAATTTCGAGCTCATCCAGGTGATGGCGCGGCGAGGCAAGGCGGCAGCGATGCTCAATGCTGCGAAGGCGCGCTTCGGTATCGCCGCGCCGGAAACGCCGAAGGCGGTCAGCACGCCCGACGCGACACTGATCTGGTCCGGGCCGGACCAGTTCTTTGTGCTGTCGAAAGGCGGCAGGCACAGTATGGACGCGCTGGTTCCAAGCTTTGCCGGTTCGGCCTCGCTGTCCGACCAGTCGCATGCGCGGGTACTGGTCAGCATCTCCGGCGCGAAGGCCCGAACAATGCTGGCCAAGCTGTCGTCGATCGACCTGCACCCTGACGCGTTCCCCGTCGGCGCCGCAGCAGCAACATCGATCGACCATACGAGCGCGACGCTCTGGCGCGGCAAGGACCGGGACGACGGCCAGGCCGTCTTCAACCTGCTGGTGTTCGCGACCTTCGCCGAGAGCCTCTGGCACACAATGCTCGACTCCGCCGCCGAATATGGTGCGGCGGTGGCGCTTGCCGAAGAACTTGGCTGA
- a CDS encoding efflux RND transporter permease subunit produces MTTDSSTEKRPFNLSRWAIGHPSIARFLFGLIIVAGALGLMRMGQKEDPDFTFRIMVVQAIWPGASIQDMEDQVVNKIERKLQETPHLDFVRSYTRAGSAIITLQVKGDTNPEEVKDAFYQVRKKVGDIASDLPQGLLGPYFNDEFGDTFITLHSISGDGFTYPELKKFAIQARDMLLTTPGVEKAVIIGDQPEKIYVDVSSKALAERGLTILDLQNAIKGQNAVDPAGSVDTGLRSVRISVEGDVTKAADIRELRLRSGNQVTRLGDIATVTSGLEDPFERKYRFNGHESVQVGVVMAKGFNVRDVGKDVEATYKRFEEGLPYGVAVDQISDQPEVVKDAVNEFMEALGEALLIVLVVSFLSIGWRSGLVIAIAIPLVLAATFAIMYEIGIDLQRISLGALIIALGLLVDDAMIVVEMMERKLEEGLVKIEAASFAYSSTAFPMLTGTLITTAGFIPVGFAASTAGEYVRTLFYVVGIALVVSWFVAVYFTPWLGHMILKQRKHAGSHHDVFDTGFYRRLRATVTWAVRHRIIVLVMTLVTFGTSLWAFQFIPQNFFPQSSRPEILVDLWLPEGTSIKEVEKQAKALEAKMMDDQDKRFIATYIGEGAPRFFLPLDQQLRNPNFAQLLVMAKDEPARERLILKLRGILAEDFPSIRAKVDRLFLGPPTGWPVQMRVMGPDRKEVRRIADEVKERFQANPLLGAVHDDWLEPVPAMKLVIDQDRARALGVTSQRIRQMLQATMAGAPLDDFRDGEETVSIVAREPDATRHLLSSVDSVYIPTDFGGSVPLSQVAKVVPVMEQGIEWRRDRLPTITVRGTLPDGVQSNDVVTKMYNDIRNLRAGLAPGYKIEIQGGAEDSAESQASIAAKAPIMLAIIVILLMVQLQHFGKAMLVLATGPLGIIGAAAALLISGAPFGFVAILGVIALLGIIMRNSIILVDQIDQDIAAGMERSEAIVGAAVRRFRPIMLTALTAVLALIPISRAVFWGPLAYAMMGGILVATVLTILVLPAGYALFFGREPKKAEAEEQTPEPADIEGIERPQLALAAE; encoded by the coding sequence ATGACCACCGACAGCAGCACTGAGAAGCGCCCCTTCAATCTCTCGCGTTGGGCGATCGGACATCCGAGCATCGCCCGTTTCCTGTTCGGCCTGATCATCGTTGCCGGTGCGCTGGGCCTGATGCGCATGGGCCAGAAGGAAGACCCGGATTTCACCTTCCGCATCATGGTGGTGCAAGCGATCTGGCCGGGCGCCTCGATCCAGGACATGGAAGACCAGGTCGTCAACAAGATCGAGCGCAAGCTGCAGGAAACGCCGCATCTCGACTTCGTGCGCTCCTACACCCGCGCCGGCAGCGCCATCATCACCTTGCAGGTCAAGGGCGACACCAATCCTGAAGAGGTGAAGGACGCCTTCTACCAGGTGCGCAAGAAGGTCGGCGACATCGCCAGCGACTTGCCGCAGGGCCTGCTTGGTCCCTATTTCAACGACGAGTTCGGCGACACGTTCATCACGCTGCATTCGATCAGCGGCGACGGCTTCACCTATCCGGAATTGAAGAAATTCGCCATCCAGGCGCGCGACATGCTGCTGACGACGCCGGGTGTCGAGAAGGCGGTCATCATCGGCGACCAGCCGGAGAAGATCTATGTCGACGTCTCGTCCAAGGCGCTCGCCGAGCGTGGCCTGACCATCCTCGACCTGCAGAACGCGATCAAGGGCCAGAACGCCGTCGACCCGGCGGGCTCGGTCGATACCGGCCTGCGCTCCGTTCGCATCTCGGTCGAGGGCGACGTCACCAAAGCCGCCGACATCCGAGAACTGAGGTTGCGCTCCGGCAACCAGGTGACGCGGCTCGGCGACATCGCCACAGTTACCTCCGGCCTCGAGGACCCGTTCGAGCGCAAATACCGCTTCAACGGCCACGAGAGCGTCCAGGTCGGCGTCGTCATGGCCAAGGGCTTCAATGTCAGGGACGTCGGCAAGGATGTCGAGGCGACCTACAAGCGCTTCGAGGAGGGGCTGCCTTATGGCGTTGCTGTCGACCAGATCTCCGACCAGCCCGAGGTCGTCAAGGATGCCGTCAACGAGTTCATGGAGGCGCTCGGCGAGGCGCTGCTGATCGTGCTCGTCGTCTCGTTCCTGTCGATCGGCTGGCGCTCCGGCCTGGTGATCGCCATCGCCATTCCGCTGGTGTTGGCCGCTACCTTCGCCATCATGTACGAGATCGGCATCGACCTGCAGCGCATCTCGCTCGGCGCGCTGATCATCGCGCTCGGCCTGCTCGTCGACGACGCCATGATCGTCGTGGAGATGATGGAGCGGAAGCTGGAGGAGGGACTGGTCAAGATCGAGGCGGCGAGCTTTGCCTATTCCTCGACCGCCTTCCCGATGCTCACCGGCACGCTGATCACCACCGCCGGCTTCATCCCGGTCGGCTTCGCCGCCTCCACCGCCGGGGAATATGTGCGCACGCTGTTCTATGTCGTCGGCATCGCGCTGGTCGTGTCCTGGTTCGTCGCGGTCTATTTCACGCCGTGGCTGGGCCACATGATTCTGAAGCAGCGCAAGCACGCCGGCTCGCATCACGATGTCTTCGACACCGGCTTCTACCGCCGCCTGCGCGCGACGGTTACCTGGGCCGTGCGCCATCGCATCATCGTGCTGGTGATGACGCTGGTCACCTTCGGCACAAGCCTGTGGGCCTTCCAGTTCATTCCGCAGAACTTCTTCCCGCAGTCCTCGCGACCGGAGATCCTAGTCGATCTCTGGCTGCCCGAAGGCACCTCGATCAAGGAGGTCGAAAAACAGGCCAAGGCGCTGGAAGCCAAAATGATGGACGACCAGGACAAGCGCTTCATCGCAACCTATATCGGCGAGGGCGCGCCGCGCTTCTTCCTGCCGCTCGACCAGCAGCTCAGGAATCCGAACTTCGCCCAGCTCCTGGTCATGGCCAAGGACGAACCGGCGCGTGAACGGCTGATCCTCAAGCTGCGCGGCATTCTCGCCGAGGATTTCCCCTCGATCCGCGCCAAGGTCGATCGCCTGTTTCTCGGCCCGCCGACCGGCTGGCCGGTGCAGATGCGCGTCATGGGTCCGGACCGCAAGGAAGTGCGCCGCATCGCCGACGAAGTGAAGGAGCGCTTTCAGGCCAATCCGCTGCTCGGCGCCGTTCATGACGACTGGCTGGAGCCGGTGCCGGCGATGAAGCTGGTGATCGACCAGGACCGCGCCCGCGCGCTCGGCGTCACCTCGCAACGCATCCGCCAGATGCTGCAGGCCACCATGGCTGGCGCGCCGCTCGACGACTTCCGCGATGGCGAGGAGACGGTCTCGATCGTCGCCCGCGAGCCGGACGCCACCCGCCATCTGCTGTCCTCCGTCGACTCGGTGTACATCCCGACCGACTTCGGCGGCTCTGTGCCGCTGTCGCAGGTGGCGAAGGTCGTGCCCGTGATGGAGCAGGGCATCGAATGGCGACGCGACCGCCTGCCGACGATCACCGTGCGCGGCACGCTGCCCGACGGCGTGCAGTCGAACGACGTCGTCACCAAGATGTACAACGACATCAGGAACCTGCGCGCAGGCCTGGCGCCCGGCTACAAGATCGAGATCCAGGGTGGCGCCGAAGACTCGGCCGAAAGCCAGGCCTCGATCGCGGCCAAAGCGCCGATCATGCTGGCCATCATCGTCATCTTGCTGATGGTCCAGTTGCAGCATTTCGGCAAGGCGATGCTGGTGCTGGCCACCGGTCCGCTCGGCATCATCGGTGCCGCGGCAGCGCTTCTGATCAGCGGCGCGCCATTCGGCTTCGTCGCCATTCTCGGCGTCATCGCGCTGCTCGGCATCATCATGCGCAACTCGATCATCCTGGTCGACCAGATCGACCAGGACATCGCAGCAGGCATGGAACGATCGGAGGCGATCGTGGGTGCTGCCGTGCGCCGCTTCCGGCCGATCATGCTGACGGCGTTGACCGCCGTGCTGGCGCTGATCCCGATCTCGCGCGCCGTCTTCTGGGGACCGCTGGCCTACGCCATGATGGGCGGCATCCTGGTCGCCACGGTGCTCACCATCCTGGTGCTGCCGGCCGGCTATGCCCTGTTCTTCGGCCGCGAGCCCAAGAAGGCTGAGGCCGAAGAGCAGACACCGGAGCCGGCCGACATTGAAGGCATTGAAAGGCCGCAGTTGGCGCTGGCCGCGGAATAA
- a CDS encoding efflux RND transporter periplasmic adaptor subunit, producing the protein MSLSSFVLRRLPVAGLIVAALGLAGCSQEKKAEVQEVIRPVKIVEIGEAQTTRQLDYSGSVRARTEMNLGFRIAGKVTERLVDIGQHVNAGDVLARVDPSDYELSVKSAKASLDAAERQVETVDLARKRAEQLYAKNFAPKSQLDQAVLTYDQAVATRDAARSTLAQAQNQVRYTDLKASEDGIVTTISADIGQVVGAGTPVMTVAVDGEKEVLIAVPEMDIAGFKPGKDVKASFWSDDALVLDGKVREVAGSADPQSRTFAVRVSLPNDPRVLLGMTANVEATVGSKAQLVSIPLTAMTEKDGKQIVWTVDRASETVHPRPIRVANFTADGVAVADGLKQGDVVVAAGTQFMTENLKVKLSGDAEQQSASASDDVAATSSVR; encoded by the coding sequence GTGTCTTTGTCCAGTTTCGTCCTCCGCAGGCTGCCGGTCGCCGGCCTCATCGTCGCGGCGCTCGGGCTTGCCGGCTGCAGCCAAGAGAAGAAGGCGGAAGTTCAGGAAGTCATCCGGCCGGTCAAGATCGTCGAGATCGGTGAGGCGCAGACCACCCGCCAGCTCGACTATTCCGGTTCCGTGCGCGCCCGTACCGAGATGAATCTCGGCTTCCGCATAGCCGGCAAGGTAACCGAGCGCCTCGTCGACATTGGCCAGCATGTCAATGCCGGCGACGTGCTCGCCCGCGTCGATCCGTCCGACTACGAGCTGTCGGTGAAGAGCGCGAAGGCGAGCCTCGACGCCGCCGAACGGCAGGTCGAGACCGTCGATCTCGCCAGGAAGCGCGCCGAGCAGCTCTATGCCAAGAATTTCGCGCCGAAGTCGCAGCTCGATCAGGCTGTGCTCACCTATGACCAGGCCGTGGCGACGCGCGATGCCGCCCGTTCGACCCTGGCCCAGGCGCAGAACCAGGTTCGCTACACCGATCTCAAGGCCAGTGAAGACGGCATCGTCACTACCATCTCGGCCGATATCGGCCAGGTGGTCGGCGCCGGCACGCCGGTGATGACGGTGGCTGTCGACGGTGAGAAGGAGGTGCTGATCGCTGTGCCGGAGATGGATATTGCCGGCTTCAAGCCGGGCAAGGATGTCAAGGCGAGCTTCTGGTCGGACGACGCGCTCGTCCTCGACGGCAAGGTCCGCGAGGTCGCCGGCAGCGCCGATCCGCAATCGCGCACGTTCGCGGTTCGTGTCTCGCTGCCCAACGACCCGCGGGTCCTGCTCGGCATGACCGCCAATGTCGAGGCGACCGTCGGCAGCAAGGCTCAGTTGGTGTCGATCCCGCTGACCGCGATGACCGAAAAGGACGGCAAGCAGATCGTCTGGACGGTCGACCGCGCCTCGGAGACGGTGCATCCGCGCCCGATCAGGGTTGCCAATTTCACCGCCGACGGTGTCGCTGTGGCGGACGGCCTGAAGCAGGGCGACGTGGTGGTGGCGGCCGGCACCCAGTTCATGACCGAAAATCTCAAGGTCAAGCTCTCGGGCGATGCAGAGCAGCAATCCGCCTCGGCGAGCGACGACGTCGCGGCAACCAGCAGCGTGCGCTAG
- a CDS encoding TetR family transcriptional regulator has protein sequence MSEAAHIVSDPARQENVTRILDCAERLFRHYGYGKTNVADIARELGMSPANIYRFFASKVEIHQAVCGRMLGASYAMAYEISRLPLSAEERLRRYVHAQYKMTLEVMLDEQKVHEMVIVALERDWGVIDKHVDRIHDLLAEVIRDGIAAGEFREQDPVIASRCFGASTVILCHPQMVAQCLAKTNRAMPDDLIDFAIRALK, from the coding sequence ATGTCAGAAGCCGCCCACATCGTTTCCGATCCCGCCAGACAGGAGAATGTGACTCGCATTCTCGATTGCGCGGAACGCCTGTTCAGGCACTACGGCTACGGCAAGACCAACGTCGCCGACATTGCCCGCGAGCTCGGCATGTCGCCGGCCAACATCTATCGCTTCTTCGCCTCCAAGGTCGAAATCCACCAGGCCGTATGCGGCCGCATGCTCGGCGCCAGCTACGCCATGGCTTACGAGATTTCGCGCCTGCCGCTCAGCGCCGAGGAGCGGCTGCGCCGCTACGTTCACGCGCAGTACAAGATGACGCTCGAGGTCATGCTCGACGAGCAGAAGGTGCATGAGATGGTCATCGTCGCGCTGGAGCGCGACTGGGGCGTCATCGACAAGCATGTCGACCGCATCCACGACCTCCTCGCCGAGGTGATCCGCGACGGCATCGCGGCCGGCGAGTTCAGGGAGCAGGATCCGGTCATTGCCTCCCGCTGCTTTGGCGCTTCCACTGTCATCCTGTGCCATCCGCAGATGGTCGCGCAATGCCTGGCCAAGACCAACCGGGCGATGCCCGACGACCTCATCGATTTTGCCATCAGAGCCTTGAAATAG